A single genomic interval of Nostoc commune NIES-4072 harbors:
- a CDS encoding nucleoside deaminase, giving the protein MDEFMEAAIQEAKQGRQEGGIPIGSVLVKDGKILGRGHNKRVQDADPVTHAEIDCLRNAGRVGSYRGTTLYSTLMPCYLCAGAVVQFGIKKVIVGESRTFPGAKEFMVSHGVEVIDLNLDDCEQMMSEFIETNPELWNEDIGN; this is encoded by the coding sequence ATGGATGAGTTTATGGAAGCTGCTATTCAAGAAGCAAAACAAGGCAGACAAGAAGGGGGAATTCCGATTGGTTCGGTTCTCGTCAAAGATGGCAAAATTTTGGGCAGAGGACACAATAAACGTGTGCAAGACGCAGATCCTGTCACCCATGCGGAAATTGATTGTCTCCGTAATGCTGGGAGAGTTGGCAGCTACAGAGGTACAACACTCTATTCAACTTTAATGCCGTGCTACCTGTGCGCTGGGGCAGTGGTGCAATTTGGGATTAAAAAAGTCATCGTTGGAGAATCCAGAACTTTTCCTGGTGCTAAAGAATTTATGGTATCTCACGGTGTGGAAGTAATTGATCTTAATCTTGATGATTGCGAACAGATGATGAGTGAGTTTATTGAAACTAATCCCGAACTTTGGAATGAAGATATCGGTAATTAG
- a CDS encoding Rpn family recombination-promoting nuclease/putative transposase: MFDNVCRFLAESFSADFATWLLGESIALTQLSPSELSLEPIRADALILLQSDEIVLHIEFQTEAKAEIPFRMTDYRLRVYRRFPHKRMHQVVIYLQPTTSELVQQTAFVLENTRHEFGVIRLWEQPSEIFLNTPGLLPFATLSQTEDKTRTLQQVAEAIEQINDIRTQSNIAASTAVLSGLVLNKELIKRLLRSDAMRESVIYQDIQQEKALSIIIRQLRRKVGTVPPAQLLKIQALDSTHLDDLAEALLDFSSLTDLEAWLAQNQG; this comes from the coding sequence ATGTTTGATAACGTCTGTCGCTTTTTAGCAGAGTCCTTTTCAGCCGATTTCGCCACCTGGTTACTTGGCGAATCTATTGCACTTACCCAACTCAGTCCATCAGAATTATCCCTCGAACCGATTCGAGCAGATGCGTTAATTCTGTTACAGTCAGATGAAATTGTTCTGCATATAGAATTTCAAACCGAAGCAAAAGCCGAAATTCCGTTTCGGATGACTGATTATCGATTAAGGGTGTATCGCAGATTTCCCCATAAGCGGATGCATCAAGTTGTTATTTATCTGCAACCCACCACATCTGAATTAGTCCAACAAACAGCTTTTGTTTTAGAAAATACCCGTCATGAATTTGGAGTCATTCGTCTTTGGGAACAACCAAGCGAGATATTTTTAAATACTCCTGGTTTGTTACCATTTGCAACCCTCAGTCAAACTGAGGATAAAACGCGAACATTGCAACAGGTTGCTGAAGCTATTGAGCAAATAAATGATATCCGAACACAAAGTAATATTGCTGCGTCAACGGCAGTCTTATCTGGGTTAGTATTAAACAAGGAACTGATCAAAAGGTTATTACGGAGTGATGCTATGCGCGAGTCTGTAATTTATCAGGATATCCAGCAGGAAAAAGCTTTATCGATTATTATCCGACAACTTCGCCGTAAGGTCGGAACTGTTCCACCTGCACAGCTATTGAAAATTCAAGCTTTAGACTCAACACATTTGGATGATTTAGCAGAGGCTTTACTTGATTTTTCGAGTTTAACCGATTTAGAAGCTTGGTTAGCACAAAATCAAGGTTAA
- a CDS encoding metallophosphoesterase family protein, which yields MALNFRFAVVSDLHLALPHTIWDHPNRFHLVEVSISAFQSVLEHLTQLDLDFLLLPGDLTQHGEPENHAWLQQCLAQLPFPVYVVPGNHDVPVLWADQQSIAFADFPYYYTKYGYEDPQQIYYVRQLLPGVKLIGLNSNSFNDQGEQVGCLDAKQLRWLEEVLAASVDELVLVMVHHNVVEHLPNQSNHPLANRYMLSNSAELLQLLRCYGVKLVFTGHLHVQDIAYSDGVYDITTGSLVSYPHPYRVLEFHRDDQGKESLQILSHRVESVPEFPDLQQSSRQWMGDRSFPFLIKLLTHSPLNLPLSQAKKLAPSLREFWATIADGDAVLDYPHFPLEVRRYIQSYGALAQQNPAMATNATLTLIDNNSTLLLG from the coding sequence ATGGCTCTCAATTTTCGCTTTGCAGTAGTCAGTGACTTACACCTGGCACTTCCTCACACAATCTGGGATCATCCTAACCGATTTCACCTAGTAGAAGTCAGTATCTCGGCGTTTCAAAGTGTACTAGAACATTTAACACAACTCGATTTAGATTTCTTATTGTTACCAGGAGACTTAACCCAGCATGGCGAACCAGAGAACCACGCCTGGTTGCAACAGTGTTTAGCCCAGCTACCTTTTCCTGTCTATGTTGTTCCTGGCAATCATGACGTTCCTGTGCTGTGGGCTGATCAGCAATCAATTGCTTTTGCGGATTTTCCCTACTATTACACAAAGTATGGCTATGAAGATCCACAACAGATTTACTACGTTCGTCAGTTATTGCCTGGAGTTAAGCTGATTGGGCTGAATTCTAACTCCTTTAATGACCAAGGTGAGCAGGTGGGGTGTTTGGATGCCAAACAGCTACGGTGGTTAGAAGAGGTGCTGGCGGCATCTGTTGATGAATTAGTTCTGGTGATGGTGCATCATAATGTGGTCGAGCATTTGCCTAATCAATCAAACCATCCACTGGCAAATCGATACATGTTGTCCAATTCAGCAGAACTGTTGCAGTTGCTAAGGTGCTACGGAGTCAAACTAGTATTTACGGGGCATTTGCACGTTCAGGATATTGCTTACTCAGATGGAGTGTATGATATTACCACTGGTTCTTTAGTGAGTTATCCTCACCCTTATCGGGTGCTAGAGTTTCATCGGGATGACCAAGGTAAAGAATCGTTGCAAATTTTATCTCATCGGGTTGAGTCAGTGCCTGAGTTCCCCGACTTGCAACAGTCATCGCGGCAGTGGATGGGCGATCGCTCTTTCCCCTTCCTCATCAAGCTACTAACTCACTCTCCATTAAACTTACCATTATCACAGGCAAAAAAATTAGCTCCTAGTTTGCGCGAGTTCTGGGCAACTATTGCCGATGGTGATGCAGTATTAGATTACCCCCACTTTCCGCTAGAAGTGCGGCGTTACATTCAGTCCTATGGTGCATTGGCGCAGCAAAACCCCGCTATGGCTACTAATGCAACTCTGACGCTGATTGATAATAACAGCACACTTTTGCTAGGTTAG
- a CDS encoding DUF2085 domain-containing protein, whose amino-acid sequence MTRVAFSELQVNWVSLIADFLLVGMVFGPPIAPFLAASGVSLLLGIADIIYFMGNHVCPQPNMGLDLAPPFIMAVCMRCYGTVTGLLITRLLYGVTDGKGFYWLKQYGWSGVALASVLMMAYPLELAAQIFGLWSFNNYLVTPFGLITGLAWGLFTMPILHGWHTRLHEL is encoded by the coding sequence ATGACAAGAGTAGCTTTCAGTGAATTGCAGGTTAATTGGGTTAGTTTGATTGCTGATTTCTTGTTAGTAGGGATGGTTTTTGGCCCGCCTATCGCTCCCTTTTTGGCTGCGTCTGGAGTGTCTTTGCTTCTTGGGATTGCGGACATCATTTATTTCATGGGTAATCATGTATGTCCGCAACCAAATATGGGGTTAGATTTGGCACCACCGTTTATTATGGCTGTGTGTATGCGCTGCTACGGTACTGTGACGGGTTTGCTGATCACTCGTCTGTTGTATGGAGTAACAGATGGTAAAGGTTTTTACTGGTTGAAACAGTATGGCTGGAGTGGTGTAGCTTTAGCTAGTGTGCTGATGATGGCTTATCCTTTGGAATTGGCAGCACAGATTTTTGGTTTGTGGAGTTTTAATAACTATCTGGTTACGCCTTTTGGGTTGATTACGGGTTTGGCGTGGGGATTGTTTACTATGCCGATTTTGCATGGGTGGCATACCCGGTTACACGAATTGTAG
- the argZ gene encoding bifunctional arginine dihydrolase/ornithine cyclodeaminase, translated as MTSRIRFLMCPPDHYDVDYVINPWMEGNIHKSSRDRAVEQWQGLNQILKQHAIVDLVPPEKGWPDLVFTANAGLVLGNNVVLSRFLHKERQGEEPFFKQWFEANGYTVNELPKDLPFEGAGDALLDREGRWLWAGYGFRSELDSHPYLAKWLDIEVLSLRLIDERFYHLDTCFCPLANGYLLYYPGAFDSYSNRLIEMRVAPEKRIALEEADAVNFACNAVNVDSIVIMNKASEALKTRLADVGFQVLETPLTEFLKAGGAAKCLTLRVTEPVRDEIHANVSVESRVIRMEGHLLDAGLINRALDLIIDAGGSFQVLNFNLGEQRQSTSAAEVRVSAPSHEVMEEIISRLIDLGAVDLPHDERDAKLEPVIQDGVAPDDFYVSTIYPTEVRINGQWVKVENQRMDGAIAITQTANGLVARCKILRDLKVGERVIVDVLGIRTIRKTESRELRSTQEFSFMSAGVSSERRVELVVEQVAWELRKIRDAGGKVVVTAGPVVIHTGGGEHLAQLIREGYVQALLGGNAIAVHDIEQNIMGTSLGVDMKRGVAVHGGHRHHLKVINSIRRYGSIPKAVEAGAIKSGVMYECVHNNVPFVLAGSIRDDGPLPDTVMDLIQAQEQYAKHLEGAEMILMLSSMLHSIGVGNMTPAGVKMVCVDINPAVVTKLSDRGSVESVGVVTDVGLFLSLLIQQLDKLTSPYVNKVG; from the coding sequence ATGACTTCCCGTATTCGCTTTTTGATGTGCCCTCCTGACCACTACGATGTGGACTATGTGATTAATCCTTGGATGGAAGGGAATATTCACAAGTCATCGCGCGATCGCGCCGTGGAACAGTGGCAGGGACTAAACCAGATCCTCAAACAACACGCCATTGTAGACTTAGTACCACCTGAAAAAGGTTGGCCAGATTTGGTTTTTACCGCCAACGCTGGCTTAGTATTGGGGAATAATGTTGTCCTCAGTCGCTTTTTGCACAAAGAACGTCAGGGAGAGGAGCCTTTCTTCAAACAATGGTTTGAGGCAAATGGTTATACAGTCAATGAACTTCCCAAAGATTTGCCTTTTGAGGGAGCAGGGGACGCACTGCTGGATCGAGAAGGACGCTGGTTATGGGCGGGATACGGTTTCCGCTCGGAATTAGATTCTCACCCTTATTTAGCTAAATGGCTAGATATTGAGGTGCTGTCCCTGCGACTCATAGACGAACGTTTCTATCACTTAGATACTTGCTTTTGTCCCCTAGCAAATGGCTATTTGCTATATTATCCAGGCGCTTTTGATTCTTACTCCAACCGCTTAATCGAAATGCGAGTCGCACCCGAAAAGCGAATTGCGCTTGAAGAGGCTGATGCAGTCAACTTCGCTTGTAATGCGGTGAATGTAGATAGCATCGTCATCATGAACAAGGCGAGTGAGGCTTTAAAAACTCGCCTTGCAGATGTAGGTTTTCAAGTGTTGGAAACACCGCTTACCGAATTTCTCAAAGCTGGTGGTGCAGCTAAATGCTTAACTTTGCGGGTAACAGAACCAGTTAGAGATGAAATTCATGCCAATGTCTCGGTAGAAAGCCGTGTCATTCGCATGGAGGGACACTTGCTGGATGCAGGCTTAATTAACCGCGCTTTGGATTTGATTATAGATGCTGGGGGAAGCTTCCAAGTCCTGAATTTTAACTTGGGAGAACAGCGCCAAAGTACATCAGCCGCAGAAGTTAGGGTATCAGCGCCATCCCATGAGGTGATGGAAGAAATCATCTCCCGGTTGATTGATTTGGGTGCTGTAGATTTACCGCATGATGAGCGAGACGCAAAACTGGAGCCGGTAATTCAAGACGGCGTTGCACCTGATGATTTCTACGTTAGTACAATTTATCCCACTGAAGTCAGAATTAATGGCCAATGGGTGAAGGTGGAAAATCAACGGATGGATGGCGCGATCGCAATTACCCAAACTGCCAATGGCTTAGTTGCTCGGTGTAAAATATTACGCGATTTAAAAGTTGGCGAACGAGTAATTGTAGATGTGCTAGGTATCCGCACCATCCGCAAAACTGAATCGCGGGAACTCCGCAGCACCCAAGAATTCAGCTTTATGTCGGCTGGGGTTTCTAGCGAACGGCGCGTGGAATTGGTTGTAGAGCAAGTGGCTTGGGAATTGCGGAAAATCCGTGATGCTGGTGGTAAGGTAGTTGTCACGGCTGGCCCGGTAGTGATTCACACTGGTGGCGGCGAACACTTGGCGCAACTGATTCGGGAAGGATACGTGCAAGCGTTGCTAGGTGGTAATGCGATCGCAGTTCACGACATTGAGCAAAATATCATGGGCACTTCCTTGGGTGTAGACATGAAGCGGGGTGTCGCCGTACATGGTGGACATCGCCATCACCTGAAGGTAATTAATAGTATCCGCCGTTATGGCAGCATTCCCAAAGCTGTAGAGGCGGGGGCAATTAAAAGTGGCGTGATGTATGAGTGTGTCCACAATAATGTGCCTTTTGTGCTTGCAGGATCGATTCGGGATGACGGGCCTTTGCCTGATACCGTAATGGATTTGATTCAAGCACAGGAACAATATGCTAAACACCTAGAAGGTGCGGAGATGATTTTGATGCTGTCATCAATGCTGCACTCCATTGGTGTGGGAAATATGACTCCAGCCGGGGTGAAAATGGTGTGTGTAGATATTAATCCAGCTGTGGTAACTAAGTTAAGCGATCGCGGTTCTGTAGAATCGGTGGGTGTGGTGACAGATGTGGGATTATTCTTAAGTCTGTTGATTCAGCAGTTGGATAAGTTGACAAGTCCTTATGTTAATAAGGTAGGTTAA
- a CDS encoding nucleoside hydrolase, translating to MTKQLVLMDHDGGVDDYLATMLLLTMDHIELLGVVVTPADCYIQPAVSATRKIIDLMGFSHIPVAESTVRGINPFPTLYRRDSFIVDHLPILNQSETITTPLVAETGQDFIIKVLQEASDPVTLMVTGPLTTVAVALDKAPDIEAKIHKIVWMGGALNVGGNVEKSLEAGQDGSAEWNVYWDAVSAARVWQTQIEIIMCPLDLTNNVPVTSELVYKMGRQRHYPISDLAGQCYALVIPQDYYFWDVLATAYLGHPEYYQLREWETEIITTGLSQGRTKVVPGGRKISAMDKVDKEAFYHYILRQWAR from the coding sequence ATGACAAAACAACTAGTATTAATGGATCACGATGGCGGCGTAGATGATTATTTAGCAACTATGTTGCTGTTGACGATGGATCATATTGAACTTCTTGGTGTTGTCGTCACTCCAGCAGATTGCTACATTCAACCTGCTGTTAGCGCCACACGTAAAATTATAGATTTGATGGGATTTTCTCATATTCCGGTAGCAGAAAGTACTGTGCGCGGTATCAATCCATTTCCTACTCTCTATCGCCGTGATTCGTTTATCGTTGACCATCTCCCCATTCTCAATCAAAGCGAAACCATCACTACGCCTTTGGTTGCCGAAACAGGTCAAGATTTCATAATCAAGGTGTTGCAGGAGGCATCAGACCCCGTAACGTTGATGGTAACTGGCCCCTTGACCACGGTAGCAGTGGCGTTAGACAAAGCACCGGATATTGAAGCCAAGATTCACAAAATTGTGTGGATGGGGGGTGCATTAAATGTTGGTGGCAATGTAGAAAAAAGTTTGGAAGCAGGACAAGATGGTTCTGCCGAATGGAATGTTTATTGGGATGCGGTTTCAGCAGCGCGGGTATGGCAAACGCAAATTGAAATTATTATGTGTCCTTTGGATTTGACTAACAATGTCCCAGTCACATCGGAGTTAGTATACAAAATGGGGCGACAACGCCACTATCCCATCTCTGATTTAGCCGGACAATGTTATGCACTAGTTATCCCCCAAGATTATTATTTTTGGGATGTGCTAGCGACAGCTTATCTAGGACACCCAGAATATTATCAATTACGCGAATGGGAAACAGAAATTATCACCACTGGTCTTAGTCAGGGACGTACTAAAGTAGTTCCTGGGGGTCGAAAAATTTCTGCAATGGATAAGGTAGATAAAGAGGCTTTTTATCATTATATTTTACGACAATGGGCAAGATAA
- a CDS encoding S-methyl-5'-thioadenosine phosphorylase, giving the protein MAQASIGIIGGSGLYKMDALKDIEEVHIQTPFGSPSDALILGTLDGTRVAFLARHGRNHALLPSELPFRANIYAMKQLGVKYLISASAVGSLKEEAKPLDMVVPDQFIDRTKNRISTFFGEGIVAHIAFGDPICKNLASVLADAIASLNLPEVTLHRGGTYVCMEGPAFSTKAESNLYRSWGATIIGMTNLPEAKLAREAEIAYSTLALVTDYDCWHPDHDSVTVELVIGNLLRNAVNAQKVIQETVRRLSENPPPSEAHSALQYAILTQLDKAPAATKEKLGLLLQKYL; this is encoded by the coding sequence ATGGCTCAAGCTAGTATTGGGATTATTGGTGGTAGTGGTCTGTATAAAATGGACGCGCTCAAAGATATAGAAGAGGTACATATCCAAACCCCCTTCGGTTCACCATCAGATGCTTTGATTCTGGGGACTTTAGATGGTACACGGGTAGCTTTTCTGGCGCGTCATGGTCGTAATCACGCGCTGTTACCCTCTGAGTTACCGTTTCGCGCTAATATCTATGCGATGAAGCAATTGGGTGTGAAGTATTTAATTTCAGCTAGTGCTGTGGGTTCTTTGAAAGAAGAAGCAAAACCACTGGATATGGTAGTTCCAGATCAGTTTATTGACAGAACGAAAAATCGAATTTCAACGTTTTTTGGTGAGGGAATTGTTGCTCACATTGCTTTTGGCGATCCGATTTGTAAGAATTTGGCTAGTGTGTTGGCAGATGCGATCGCATCTCTTAATTTACCAGAAGTTACTCTCCATCGCGGTGGCACTTATGTGTGCATGGAAGGGCCAGCTTTTTCCACCAAAGCGGAATCAAATCTTTACCGCAGTTGGGGTGCAACAATCATTGGGATGACGAATTTACCAGAGGCGAAGTTGGCTAGGGAAGCCGAAATTGCATACTCAACCTTAGCGTTGGTGACAGATTATGATTGTTGGCATCCAGATCACGACAGTGTGACGGTAGAATTGGTGATTGGCAATTTGCTGCGAAATGCTGTGAATGCTCAAAAAGTAATTCAAGAAACCGTGCGACGCTTGAGTGAAAATCCGCCGCCGAGTGAGGCGCATTCGGCGTTGCAGTATGCGATTTTGACTCAGTTAGATAAAGCACCAGCAGCGACGAAGGAAAAGTTAGGGTTATTGTTGCAGAAGTATTTGTAG
- a CDS encoding DUF2157 domain-containing protein, protein MSSPLERPLKLEIRLPSSHPHLLEGLDIWLRLGLISDAQVKQLCREFLVCTVVLQPQAEAKTKVAFVTSNPVQQLPVAASQSSSRKQPQQKPAKPNFISTMLQSLGAELSVRWLLFLGVFLVVVSSGVLAASQWERFPASGQYGVLFAYTLTFWGLSFWATRQSNLRLTAQTLLIVTMLLVPVNFWAMDSFRLWQNPLDWIVVAIACPILTAITVLLSQNRSIFPNLLIGKLPLINILGLSYLHWGWQLPGFPLIAVYVAMIGTTIITVYHNYQQPSPISEEDRPDRRRASISLPATVIIYALIVLLVRAIFVVRVDVTQLGLAIGICGWLVTWLAEKGKAGGRGQGETIQNDARGLANAALTKFKIQNDSPSSPPFPSSLLLWERLGGTLLFLGWLVSVVNYPMSAIAVSGLGLWFVGNRLQQYSLKLDFAAVFVIGLQTIWLGWRLVPDSLQKLAIAIGTQLTNSQNEPWALLSVALFPYVILMVALTDNLHRNEKRELAKFGELLTLLFGAFLTTIAIVNPALRSLNLLFSTITLAFVTQRRSPASLPLIYLTHIIGVLTFCFTINWLLPTLNHQVWASILLALMVAEWVFSLSEGLWRHTAWDIGLGLAAASFFLLWMNAEPSWYGIADGQAHWGVLWLVTPITLTGIANATIIERRLTSRYLSVLAVGVAQLLTLQLPETRLIGLAVGTGLMFVNTRYLRNQISAVITEGFLLSFIVALLWVGIPGLPRLALSGWFVVGAIAILILWLTRTVLNQRGNELPVIYAAANDKWAIALCGFELFSLTLQSILIYSGFITSGFLYLAATAITLTAIVYRSWREPTNWAFYGIGWSLELLTAQGLGFGERSIVKIAIANIALGLTAQLVGEWWRRRHQLERLPSSFHILPLIYAAFSVLLRVNTFTEWTGLYSLGVALIIIGVGRRREDFKPLLYLGIIGVSISAYELLFYQMLQASGGALGDGLIAMSTLGASIMYAYRILSPWLVSYLRLTPQELKGIAHIHWAWSSCLLMAAIPLPIAVNRLVGLGTGVFLIRYAIFQGRNSRTSPSIFGGITIAEMWVYLGLLEVAGMRVYWRETAVGRFWAGPLVPWNGAIACVVAYFLYILPWENWGWSKRPWQQAAYIIPLIILWETRLQTYPITLLLAAGFYIFLAKVGENIRFTYVSVALIDWALYRWFDSLRLTDALWYVTPIGLSLLYIAQVDTQLKLPENKSARHILRLLGSGLICGWAIFFNQNAAWIPGIFSLIAIFAGLALRVRAFLYIGTATFLITTIYQSVIFSLQYSFLKWVVGLLVGILLIYIAANFETRRAQITSLIRSAIDEFQSWE, encoded by the coding sequence ATGTCATCGCCCCTTGAGCGCCCACTAAAACTTGAAATCAGACTGCCATCCTCCCATCCTCATTTATTAGAAGGACTAGATATCTGGCTGCGTTTGGGTTTGATATCCGATGCCCAAGTTAAGCAGCTATGCCGAGAATTCTTGGTGTGTACGGTGGTGTTGCAACCCCAAGCTGAAGCTAAAACAAAGGTAGCGTTTGTAACTTCCAACCCCGTGCAGCAACTGCCCGTAGCAGCTTCACAATCTAGTAGCCGTAAACAACCGCAGCAAAAACCAGCCAAACCCAACTTTATCAGCACAATGTTGCAGTCCTTGGGGGCAGAACTGAGTGTGCGTTGGCTACTTTTTCTAGGGGTATTCTTGGTAGTAGTGTCCTCTGGGGTACTGGCTGCGAGTCAATGGGAGAGGTTTCCGGCTTCTGGACAGTATGGAGTTTTATTTGCTTATACTTTGACTTTCTGGGGATTAAGCTTTTGGGCAACTAGGCAAAGCAACCTTAGATTAACGGCTCAGACATTGCTAATTGTCACCATGCTGTTAGTGCCAGTGAACTTTTGGGCAATGGATAGCTTTCGATTGTGGCAAAATCCTTTAGATTGGATTGTAGTTGCGATCGCCTGTCCTATCCTCACTGCTATAACTGTTTTACTCTCCCAAAATCGCAGTATTTTTCCCAATTTACTTATCGGCAAATTACCTCTAATAAATATTCTGGGGCTAAGTTATTTGCATTGGGGTTGGCAATTACCAGGATTTCCCTTGATTGCCGTTTATGTGGCAATGATCGGCACAACTATTATTACCGTTTATCACAATTACCAACAGCCTAGTCCTATCAGTGAAGAAGATCGGCCTGATCGCCGCCGAGCAAGTATTAGTTTACCTGCCACTGTAATTATTTATGCTTTGATAGTGCTGCTAGTGCGGGCAATTTTCGTTGTCCGGGTAGATGTGACGCAGTTGGGGTTAGCTATTGGTATTTGTGGCTGGCTCGTAACTTGGCTAGCAGAGAAGGGGAAGGCAGGGGGCAGGGGGCAGGGAGAAACAATTCAAAATGACGCTCGCGGACTCGCTAACGCTGCGCTAACAAAATTCAAAATTCAAAATGACTCTCCTTCATCTCCTCCATTCCCTTCATCCTTGTTACTCTGGGAAAGACTGGGCGGCACTCTACTCTTCTTGGGTTGGCTGGTTTCGGTAGTAAATTATCCGATGTCAGCAATAGCTGTAAGTGGTTTGGGTCTGTGGTTTGTGGGAAATCGCTTGCAGCAGTACAGTTTAAAATTAGACTTTGCAGCAGTTTTCGTCATTGGGTTACAGACGATTTGGCTAGGTTGGCGATTAGTACCTGATAGCTTACAGAAATTAGCGATCGCAATCGGTACTCAACTTACTAATTCTCAAAATGAACCTTGGGCGTTGCTGAGTGTAGCTTTATTTCCATACGTAATTTTGATGGTGGCGCTCACAGATAACCTGCATCGCAACGAAAAGCGAGAATTGGCTAAATTTGGTGAACTGCTTACCCTTTTATTTGGAGCTTTTTTAACAACGATCGCTATAGTAAACCCGGCATTGCGATCGCTAAATTTGCTATTTTCTACCATCACTCTGGCATTCGTCACTCAACGCCGCTCCCCCGCATCCCTTCCCCTGATATATCTAACTCACATCATAGGAGTGCTGACTTTTTGCTTTACCATTAATTGGTTATTACCAACCCTGAATCATCAAGTCTGGGCAAGTATTTTATTAGCTCTGATGGTTGCAGAATGGGTATTTAGTTTAAGCGAAGGATTATGGCGACATACTGCCTGGGACATCGGTTTAGGACTAGCCGCCGCTAGTTTTTTCCTATTGTGGATGAATGCAGAACCATCTTGGTATGGCATAGCTGATGGACAAGCTCATTGGGGAGTCTTATGGCTAGTTACGCCTATAACTCTCACAGGTATTGCCAATGCCACAATTATAGAGCGTCGCCTGACTAGCCGTTATTTGAGTGTATTGGCTGTGGGAGTTGCCCAGTTACTGACTTTACAGCTACCAGAAACCAGATTAATCGGTTTAGCCGTAGGTACGGGATTGATGTTTGTAAATACGCGCTATTTGCGAAACCAAATATCTGCGGTAATTACAGAAGGATTTCTTCTGAGTTTCATTGTGGCACTTTTATGGGTAGGCATACCTGGCTTACCTCGCCTCGCACTATCAGGTTGGTTTGTCGTCGGAGCGATCGCAATCCTAATTCTATGGTTAACGCGGACAGTTTTGAACCAACGCGGTAACGAATTACCAGTTATATATGCAGCTGCAAATGATAAATGGGCGATCGCCTTGTGTGGTTTTGAGTTATTCAGTTTAACGTTACAATCAATACTAATTTACTCAGGGTTTATTACTTCTGGATTTTTGTACTTAGCTGCCACTGCAATCACCTTGACAGCTATTGTTTATCGCAGTTGGCGAGAACCGACAAATTGGGCATTTTATGGCATCGGTTGGTCTTTGGAATTGTTGACTGCCCAAGGGCTGGGATTTGGGGAACGATCAATAGTTAAGATTGCAATTGCAAATATTGCTTTAGGTTTAACTGCTCAACTTGTCGGCGAGTGGTGGCGGCGACGACATCAATTAGAAAGGCTTCCTAGCAGTTTTCATATTTTGCCATTAATTTATGCTGCATTCAGTGTATTGCTGCGTGTGAACACTTTCACCGAATGGACTGGTTTGTATTCCTTGGGTGTAGCTCTAATTATCATTGGCGTAGGGCGACGCCGCGAAGACTTTAAACCCCTGTTGTACTTAGGAATTATTGGCGTATCAATTTCTGCCTATGAACTTTTGTTCTATCAAATGTTACAAGCTTCAGGAGGAGCATTAGGCGATGGATTGATTGCCATGTCTACCCTTGGCGCAAGTATTATGTATGCTTACCGCATCCTATCGCCTTGGTTGGTAAGCTACTTACGGCTGACTCCTCAAGAACTGAAAGGAATTGCCCATATTCACTGGGCTTGGAGTAGCTGTTTATTAATGGCTGCCATTCCTCTTCCCATTGCAGTTAACCGTTTAGTGGGATTGGGAACGGGGGTATTTTTGATTCGTTATGCCATCTTTCAAGGACGAAATTCGCGCACTTCCCCCAGCATTTTTGGAGGAATCACAATAGCCGAAATGTGGGTTTACCTTGGCTTATTAGAGGTAGCCGGGATGAGGGTTTATTGGCGCGAGACAGCAGTGGGACGATTTTGGGCTGGGCCATTAGTTCCGTGGAACGGTGCGATCGCCTGTGTGGTAGCCTATTTTCTGTACATATTACCTTGGGAAAATTGGGGTTGGTCTAAAAGACCTTGGCAGCAAGCCGCCTATATCATACCACTGATAATTTTATGGGAAACTAGACTGCAAACTTACCCAATTACCTTGCTACTCGCAGCTGGATTTTACATCTTCCTTGCAAAGGTGGGTGAAAACATCCGTTTCACTTATGTTAGTGTGGCGTTGATTGATTGGGCACTTTACCGTTGGTTTGATTCCTTACGCTTGACTGATGCTTTATGGTATGTAACACCCATTGGGTTATCACTGCTTTACATTGCTCAAGTAGATACTCAACTGAAGCTACCAGAGAATAAAAGCGCTCGTCATATTCTGAGATTGCTAGGTAGTGGTTTAATTTGTGGGTGGGCAATTTTCTTTAATCAAAATGCAGCCTGGATACCTGGAATTTTCAGCCTCATCGCCATTTTTGCCGGATTAGCTTTGCGAGTTAGGGCTTTTCTCTACATTGGTACAGCCACTTTTTTAATTACTACAATCTATCAATCAGTCATTTTTAGTTTGCAGTACTCCTTTTTAAAATGGGTTGTTGGCTTGCTAGTTGGCATTCTCCTGATTTACATTGCCGCTAACTTTGAAACCCGTCGCGCTCAAATAACTTCCTTAATTCGTAGCGCCATTGATGAATTTCAATCATGGGAATAA